In Erigeron canadensis isolate Cc75 chromosome 1, C_canadensis_v1, whole genome shotgun sequence, a single window of DNA contains:
- the LOC122586027 gene encoding probable beta-1,4-xylosyltransferase IRX9H, whose product MTTIRRTLSPVPRPGTLLGGEVNVVTVASPLSKCTSCDQDHTPTSGFVSGSSFASTEYALYRFQTFMLNLFSKRTSRSLDKQKPKGNVWRRSLFHFFVCFLVGVFVGFTPIVSIKTSTDLMSRNQAFSFEQVGKKVQLYDVNHVMSTNLTNIVETLVANNFSLASDQLMIDVKQENNTSNGVVLLPQIQGPESGIGKLLIIVTPTYPRMFQGYYLNRLAHTLKLVEPPLLWVVVEMTSQSGETSELLRRSGVMYRHLVCMKNTTELKDLRVHQRNVALSHIEKHRLDGIVYFADDTNIYSTELFDHMKQIRRFGTWPVAKLKKSTRVAAFVGPICNGTQVVGWHTNNVMRKFHRFHADLAGFGFNSTILWDPMRWHRPTRQPIRQLDTIKNGLQVSTFIEQVVEDEIEMEGIPEYCSKILVWHLPMESSAVHPQQWSLNTNLDAVLPL is encoded by the exons ATGACTACAATTAGAAGAACATTGTCCCCGGTGCCTAGACCGGGGACATTGCTAGGTGGAGAAGTAAATGTTGTTACAGTTGCTTCTCCATTGTCAAAGTGTACGTCTTGTGATCAAGACCACACTCCCACAAGCGGATTTGTTTCCGGTTCATCTTTTGCATCGACGGAATATGCTTTATATCGTTTTCAAACTTTTATGCTAAATCTTTTTTCGAAAAGAACTTCAAGGTCATTGGATAAGCAAAAACCAAAAGGGAATGTTTGGAGAAGGTCACTTTTCCATTTCTTTGTATGTTTCCTTGTTGGAGTTTTTGTGGGGTTTACACCTATTGTTTCAATAAAAACATCTACCGATCTTATGTCAAGAAACCAAGCGTTTTCTTTTGAGCAAGTTGGGAAGAAGGTTCAGTTGTACGATGTTAATCATGTGATGTCTACAAACCTCACAAACATAGTGGAAACATTAGTGGCCAATAATTTCTCGTTAGCTTCGGATCAACTCATGATTGATGTGAAACAAGAAAACAATACGTCAAACGGTGTTGTTCTTCTTCCACAGATTCAGGGTCCTGAGAGTGGCATAGGAAAACTTTTGATAATTGTGACCCCAACATATCCTAGGATGTTTCAGGGGTATTACCTTAATCGTTTGGCACATACATTAAAGTTGGTTGAACCACCTTTGTTGTGGGTGGTTGTGGAAATGACAAGCCAATCTGGAGAAACATCTGAGTTGTTAAGAAGAAGTGGTGTTATGTATAGGCATCTTGTATGCATGAAGAACACAACAGAACTAAAAGATTTGAGGGTGCACCAGAGGAACGTGGCTCTTTCACATATTGAAAAACATAGGCTTGATGGAATTGTGTACTTTGCAGATGATACTAATATCTACTCTACTGAACTTTTCGACCATATGAAGCAAATCAG GCGGTTTGGTACTTGGCCAGTAGCAAAACTAAAGAAGAGCACAAGGGTAGCTGCATTTGTGGGACCTATATGTAATGGGACACAAGTGGTTGGATGGCATACAAATAATGTCATGAGAAAGTTCCATAGATTTCACGCAGACTTAGCAGGATTTGGTTTCAACAGCACTATCCTTTGGGATCCAATGAGATGGCACCGTCCTACTCGCCAACCCATCCGGCAGCTTGATACCATCAAAAACGGATTACAA GTGAGCACTTTCATTGAACAAGTTGTGGAGGATGAGATAGAAATGGAAGGAATACCAGAGTATTGCTCAAAGATATTAGTATGGCATCTTCCCATGGAATCATCAGCTGTCCATCCTCAACAATGGTCACTCAATACTAATCTTGATGCTGTTCTTCCGCTTTGA
- the LOC122599110 gene encoding VAN3-binding protein, producing MSTSVCDSNSKCGTTRLENIKEEGVENWLPAACPLPETPTESMEFLGRSWSVSSVEVSKALSHTSVEPKTQSLFCHVGTHQPHLHTSTLPEERQPKTLAKADSPPVSPRKSDEMKELFLIHQALNQDFVSSHQLLKNGLYRNIMKGRTMGRWIKDQKEKRKHEIRTHNAQLHAAISVAGVAAAVAALTATSATSTKSPTNNREQTARSKTSNAIASAAALVASHCIEIAEDLGADHEQILSAVNSATIARTNGDIMTLTAGAATALRGAATLRARQQKGATTMALTEEQVEEGKEINVMAALNFVSKGGELLKLTRKGDLHWKQVSFKVNTKWQVVAKLKSKHMAGTFTKKKKFVISGVYPDVLAWPGREMDDSNEQRQYFGIETSERIIQFECSTKDEKQKWIEGLQHLLNCRANMARFT from the exons A TGTCCACAAGTGTGTGTGATTCAAACTCGAAGTGTGGAACAACTAGGCTGGAAAACATAAAAGAGGAAGGTGTGGAGAATTGGCTACCAGCAGCATGTCCACTGCCAGAAACCCCAACCGAGTCAATGGAGTTCCTCGGGAGGTCATGGAGTGTTTCATCAGTGGAAGTATCGAAGGCTCTTTCCCACACTTCGGTTGAACCTAAGACCCAAAGCTTATTTTGCCACGTTGGTACTCATCAACCTCATCTTCACACCTCTACACTCCCAGAAGAGCGT CAACCAAAAACATTAGCAAAAGCAGATAGCCCTCCAGTTTCTCCTAGAAAAAGTGATGAAATGAAG GAACTGTTTCTAATTCATCAAGCTCTCAACCAAGATTTTGTGTCTAGCCATCAGTTGCTTAAAAACGGG CTTTACAGGAACATTATGAAAGGAAGGACAATGGGCAGATGGATAAAAGATCAGAAAGAGAAGAGGAAGCATGAGATTAGAACACACAATGCTCAACTGCATGCAGCAATATCTGTAGCAGGTGTTGCTGCTGCTGTGGCAGCTCTCACCGCAACATCAGCAACATCAACCAAAAGTCCCACCAACAATAGAGAACAAACAGCTCGTTCGAAAACTTCAAATGCAATAGCATCAGCAGCAGCTCTAGTGGCATCACATTGCATAGAAATTGCAGAGGATTTGGGAGCTGATCATGAACAGATACTGTCAGCTGTCAATTCTGCAACAATTGCAAGGACTAATGGTGACATCATGACCCTGACTGCAGGAGCAGCCACGG CATTGAGAGGAGCTGCCACATTACGAGCAAGGCAGCAGAAGGGAGCTACAACCATGGCTTTAACAGAGGAACAGGTTGAGGAAGGCAAAGAAATAAATGTCATGGCAGCTTTGAACTTTGTTTCAAAAGGGGGGGAACTTTTAAAGCTTACAAGGAAAG GAGATCTTCATTGGAAGCAAGTTTCTTTTAAGGTCAACACAAAATGGCAG GTTGTAGCAAAACTGAAAAGCAAGCACATGGCAGGAACttttacaaagaaaaagaagt TTGTAATCTCCGGAGTGTATCCTGATGTCTTAGCATGGCCTGGAAGAGAGATGGATGATAGTAATGAACAAAGACAATATTTCGGGATAGAAACCTCAGAAAGAATAATACAGTTCGAATGCAGCACCaaagatgaaaaacaaaagtGGATAGAGGGCTTGCAACATTTATTGAACTGCCGAGCCAATATGGCACGATTTACATAG